CTACTCTTCTGCACTATGTGGAAATGTTAGCGCTCGGTCATAAAAACATCAATTTGCATTTAGCCGTCCTTCTATATTGCTTATACGCCACACAAGGAAAAGAGGCTATGTCAAGAGCTCCAGTGGATAACCCGAAATATCAAGAGCATTAACCAGGCATGCTACAAATATAAAGAGAGCTCCCAATCAGGAAACCAGGGCTCCGGGTTGCAACTCGACCCGCCTTAACCCGTGCGGCTTCTTTCCATTATAGGAAGGTCTTGGCACGGATTGCTCTGTTAACCCGCCTtaacccgccccaacccattCAACCCACGAGACAGAGATCAAAGAGAACAGAATACTAAAAACAAGACCCCAAGACCTGCTGTCTCACCGCGCAGTCAAATCAGCTCTAAAGCCCTACCAAGCTCTGGCGGTCTGCAGGTAAGATGATATCACATCCGCCGCCTGTCTCCAATAGTTCGCCGCCTGTCTAGGCAATACGAGAAACATGGCGTTGTCTCCATGACCTGTTCGACAACGAATACGGGTGCCACTTTCCTTCGAGCCATGGACGGCTGCCTTGGTCGTGACTATATAAACAGTCTAGCAGAGCTTCAACCAGCCTACTAATTACCCAATTTAAGCGAAGAATCTATTTCctcaagtcaagtcaagtcaagtcaatcATTTCATTCTGAGTATATCATATATCAACAAATATGCACCTCACCACCATAACAGCAGCATtatccctcctcgcccttaCAGCTGCCGAGAGTATCTGCTCCCCCGGCTCGGTCGGCGTCGGTATCGCACCGAGCACTGCAACGGATACATACTCCATCATCGCTGACAGCAACTGCGGGGTTGTCGACACCCGCCTCGGACACGGCGAGCTCTGTGGTGTGTACAACGCTGGGTCGGAGGTTACTTGTGTGGACCCGAACACCGTATCCGGAGTTACTGCTTCGGGGGCGAAGTATGGGAATTGTGTCCAGGTTAGTGATCAGGTTTGTCGTCAGCAGCCTGGGTACAGGATTCTGTGGTGTTGTGGGGTTTAGACTTGAATGAAGGTGGTAGTGGTTTGAGTTGAGAGGGATGGCTTATTCAACTGGTGTGCTTGTTAAGGTGGATATGGTTTGAAGAGTGGTAGAATGGTTATCAACTGCTTGAATGAATTGTCTACTTGTACGGAAGAGTAATGTATCTATCTGTCAATGTGGTATATTGTTCATGAATATACTTTTGTCTTACTCTGACTAACGCTACcccaaacaaaaaaaaaaaaagtaaagaaaaaaagaagtaaCCCAATAATTAGTCGTCGAAAACCGAAGCTATATACTAAGCTCTTACTGATTGGCTGCCTTTTGCGTTAGGGCTTCCAGGTCTACTGTGGGCTTGGCAGCCGGTGCGCCGTTGGTGGCATCGACCACCCTTGCTCCGGCATTGCTGGAACCAGTGAGGAGTTCCAGGGCTTGGAGGTCCTCGTTGGTAAGGGTGTTGGAGCGCATAGGGCGGAATGGAGCAGGGGATCCAGCCCCGCTGGTGAGGAACTGTACAGGTTGGTTAGTGGGGGGATCCATTATATGTATGGCTTGAGGACTTACGGAGCTGGCAGCGCTCAGGAGAGCAATCAAACTGGCCTGGACAACATCCTGGTGGATACCAACACCCCATACTTGCTGCTTGCTACCGGCAGCACTGCAGTGGATGTACGTGGCGGCCTTGACATCGCGACCCTTTCCGGTGGACTGGCCGATCGAGTGTTCCTTGTAGTCGACGACATCGAGATCGATGCCCAGGGTAGCCAGGGCGTTGGCGAGGGAGGACAGGGCACCGTTTCCAACGCCTGTGATGGCGTGCTGGAGGCCGTCGATCTCGACGATACCGGTGAAGCGACGCTTGAGGTTCTTTGTGTTGAGCGCCTTGCCGGGCTCCGGGGGCGCAGGGGACTGCGAACGATCCgtggtgatgttgtagtCGACCAGGTTAAAGCGTGGGTTGGACTTGAGATGGTATGCGTCCTCGAAGAGGGAGACGATTTCGGTGGGCCGCAGCTCGCGGCTGACTTCTTCTGTGCGCTTCTGGACGATCTTGCTGAACTCGACCTGGAGTGCGCGCGGGAGATCCAGCTCCAGAGTGCGCAAGATGACCCAGGCGGTGCCTCCCTTGCCGCTTTGGGAGTTGACGCGGATGACGGCCTCGTAGGTTCGTCCGATATCCTGGGGGTCCAGAGGGAGGTAGGGGATTTGCCATTCGTTGTCGTCGGTTGCACCTCCGTCTTCGCGGATCTTGAAGCCCTTCTTGATGGCGTCCTGGTGGCTACCACTGAAGGCGCAGACGACCAGCTGACCACCGTAGGGCCATCGCTCGTTGACAGGGATTTTGTTGCTCTCTTCCACAACCttgatgacggcgttgatatCTGAGAAGTCGACCTTGGGCGAAATACCTTGCGTGTAGAGGTTCAGGGCGAGAGTGACGAGATCAACGTTACCCGTTCGTTCTCCGTTACCAAACAGGGTACCCTCGACTCGCTGAGCGCCGGCCATTTGGGCCAGCTCGGCGGCAGCAATAGCGCAGCCACGATCGTTGTGGGGATGGACCGAGACCACGTACTTTTGGCGCTCCGTGACACTACGACAGAAGAACTCGATCTGATCGGCGAAAATATTGGGGGTGGCCATCTCGACTGTAGCGGgaaggttgaagatgatAGGGACTTCCTCAGTAGGCTCCCAggcggccttgacggcctcgCAAACCTCCGCAGCGAATTCCGGCTCGGTATCGGAGAAGGTCTCGGGGGAGAACTCAAACTGCCATTCAGTGCCTGCCATCGAGGGGTCGTCTTTCGTGATGGAGCGTGCGAATTTCGTGCAGCGGACGGCCATTTCCAAACTCTTTTGCTTGTCCATGTTGAACACAATCCGTCGGAAGCACGGACTCGTTGCGAGGTAGATGTGTAGaattgccttcttcgcgccCCTGAGGGACTCTACTGTGCGGCGGATCAGGTCCTCACGGCAGGGTGAGAGAACTTGGAGCCAGACATCGTCGGGAGTCAAGCCGGGTGTCTCGACGAGGCTCCGGGTGAAGTCGAAATCGGTTTGGGAGGCGGAAGGGAAGGAGACCTCGATTTCCTTGTAGCCGATCTCGACAAGCATCTTGAAGAAGCGAAGTTTTTGTTCGCCATCCTGAATGCGCATTAGCCGGGCATCTACAGTGATAACGATGTCCATACCATAGGGTCCGGCAGACTCTGGTTGCCATCTCGCAGGTCGGTGGCCAGCCACCGCGGCGGCTTGTCGATAATCTTATCGGGCCATTGGCGATTGGGGAGGTTCAGAGGCTTAAACGGCCTGTACTTCTTGGAGGGATCTTTGAGCCTGTTCGGGTTTAGTTAATTTTGAGGTCTCGAATAAAACCGCAGATAGACGACGCATTCCGGGGTGACAGGGGTAAGACAGGAACTGGCATACATAGGCATGATGGATGAGGGTGAACCCAGTAGGTGGGGTGACCGCGGGGGAGAATAAGAGGATTCTGTCTGTGCAGAAGAGTTGAAGGAAAAAAAGCAAGAAGTCAAAGGGCGAGATGACAGCAAATTAAAGCCAGCAATTGAGACTGGATTTCAAAAAGACGTGAGTCACTCGTCAATTGTCGAAACATTTGATTTTTTTCAGTTCTGCCGATGGCGGGGGATGGATTCTGGATGCATGATTTCATTTGCGGGGCGActtttcctctgcttccaaATTGTATCTGTACCTTACCACGCGGTTTTTAATACTGGAGAAAACGATTCAATTGGCCTCGACATTTTCAGGCTTTACAGAAAATAATACCACATTATACGAGCCCTACACTTGTACCTGGTCGCCATCCCTGCGTCCTTCGCCATGCCTCTGGACTGAGTCACTCATATCGGGAGGCCGATCCCGGAGCCAAGAGCGCGCTTTGGACCACATGATCCCCGAGAATAACCGACCGAAACCGGGCCTCCATCTCGGTTCATATAGTTAGTTACTGATCGCCAGATCAATCAATCCCAACTACACGCGTGGCTTGCATTTGAGAGCTTCAATTTCCGTGTCATTGATTGGAACCCAATGAATTGACTTCCAAGGGAGCAATGTCGAGGTGCGAAACTGGAAGGAGGCAATGGCAGTGTGGTCGGAGGTAAGCTTACTCTAGCCCAGCAAGCCAACCATATCTAATAGACCTGCAGAATACCTTAAATAACCTTCAAGCCTGGAAAGCCACGCAGAAAGTTTACTTTAAAAAAGTAAGCTGTAGCCCTACTCCAGCCCTAACTATCGCTGACCCAAGCCCATCTCAAGCTACCTTGCGCTT
This region of Aspergillus puulaauensis MK2 DNA, chromosome 5, nearly complete sequence genomic DNA includes:
- a CDS encoding uncharacterized protein (SECRETED:SignalP(1-18);~antiSMASH:Cluster_5.7); translated protein: MHLTTITAALSLLALTAAESICSPGSVGVGIAPSTATDTYSIIADSNCGVVDTRLGHGELCGVYNAGSEVTCVDPNTVSGVTASGAKYGNCVQVSDQSSKTEAIY
- a CDS encoding 2-isopropylmalate synthase (COG:E;~EggNog:ENOG410PGJG;~InterPro:IPR036230,IPR002034,IPR000891,IPR013709, IPR005668,IPR013785,IPR039371;~PFAM:PF00682,PF08502;~SMCOG1271:2-isopropylmalate synthase;~antiSMASH:Cluster_5.7;~go_function: GO:0003824 - catalytic activity [Evidence IEA];~go_function: GO:0003852 - 2-isopropylmalate synthase activity [Evidence IEA];~go_function: GO:0046912 - transferase activity, transferring acyl groups, acyl groups converted into alkyl on transfer [Evidence IEA];~go_process: GO:0009098 - leucine biosynthetic process [Evidence IEA];~go_process: GO:0019752 - carboxylic acid metabolic process [Evidence IEA]), whose translation is MPMLKDPSKKYRPFKPLNLPNRQWPDKIIDKPPRWLATDLRDGNQSLPDPMDGEQKLRFFKMLVEIGYKEIEVSFPSASQTDFDFTRSLVETPGLTPDDVWLQVLSPCREDLIRRTVESLRGAKKAILHIYLATSPCFRRIVFNMDKQKSLEMAVRCTKFARSITKDDPSMAGTEWQFEFSPETFSDTEPEFAAEVCEAVKAAWEPTEEVPIIFNLPATVEMATPNIFADQIEFFCRSVTERQKYVVSVHPHNDRGCAIAAAELAQMAGAQRVEGTLFGNGERTGNVDLVTLALNLYTQGISPKVDFSDINAVIKVVEESNKIPVNERWPYGGQLVVCAFSGSHQDAIKKGFKIREDGGATDDNEWQIPYLPLDPQDIGRTYEAVIRVNSQSGKGGTAWVILRTLELDLPRALQVEFSKIVQKRTEEVSRELRPTEIVSLFEDAYHLKSNPRFNLVDYNITTDRSQSPAPPEPGKALNTKNLKRRFTGIVEIDGLQHAITGVGNGALSSLANALATLGIDLDVVDYKEHSIGQSTGKGRDVKAATYIHCSAAGSKQQVWGVGIHQDVVQASLIALLSAASSFLTSGAGSPAPFRPMRSNTLTNEDLQALELLTGSSNAGARVVDATNGAPAAKPTVDLEALTQKAANQ